The genomic region TCCACCTCGCGGCGGGTGGTGTTGGTGACGCTGAAGAGGACCAGTTCGGATACGCGTCCCGGGTGCTGCTCGGCGTAGGCCAGCGCGAGGGTCACGCCCCAGGAGCCGCCGAGGACGAGCCATTCCGCGATGCCGAGGTGCTGCCGGAGCAGCTCGATGTCGGCGATCAGGTGCCAGGTGGTGTTGGTGGCGAGCGAGGTCCGCGGATCGGCGGCGTCGGGGGTGCTGCGCCCGCATCCGCGCTGGTCGAAGAGCACGATGCGGTACGCCGCCGGGTCGAACAGCCGACGCCAGAACGGCCCCGCCCCGGACCCGGGCCCGCCGTGGAGTACGAGCGCGGGCTTGCCCGCCGGATTCCCGCAACTCTCCCAGTACACGCGGTTGCCGTCGCCGATGTCGAGCATGCCGTGCTCGTACGGCTCGACGAGGGGGTAGACCTCGGCCATGCGCGACGCACTCTCCTCGACCCGCGACGGATATGACAGCGCTGTTAGATTATCAACGTGAACAGCGCGAGGAGTTACCCCGATCCGGTCGCAGTGGGCACGCTGCTCCGCCACGTCCTGGAGCTGCTCGACGGCGACGTGGCCAAGGTCTACGAGGAGCAGGGCCTGGCCGAGTACCGGCCCCGCTTCTCCCCGGCCGTGCGGGCACTCCTGGCCGAAGGACCGCTGTCGGTCCGTGACTTGGCCACGACCGTGGGCGTCACGCACTCTGCCGCGAGCCAGACGGCGGCGCAGATGGCCCGGGCGGGCCTGGTCACCCACGCCCCCGACCCACTGGACGCCCGCCGCCGCCTGGTCGACCTCACACCGAAGGCCCGCGCCCTGCTGCCGCGGATCGAGGCGGAGTGGGAGGCCACGGTGGCGGCGATGGCGGAGCTGGACACGGAGCTCTCGATGCCGCTGGGGGAGCTGCTGAGAGAGGTGGCGGAGGCGCTGGACCGCCGACCGTTCCGGGAGCGGGTGGCGGCGGCGTATCGGGGGCGGCAGTGACTCATGCGAGTGCCGACCGCGATGTCACGCCGATGCCTCCGCGGGGCGCCGGTGGGCGACGCGAGCCCGAGTCCAAGCCTCCCGGTACGCGTCGTACAGCCGATCGTGCGTCTCGCAGGGGAGGCCGAGGTTCGCGCCCTCATCGTCCATGACCCGGCAGGTCGGGCACGTCAGGCAGTGGTCCCCCAGACGCACGAATGCGGTCTGCCAGGGCGCCTGGACCACCCCCGCACTGACGGTCTCGTAGTGGTCGCACAGGAGGGCGAGCAGGACGCGGGCGAGCCTGCGGGCGTACATCACGCTGCCCTTGAGCCAGGCTCGACTCAGCTCGGGGGCACGAAGCTTGCCGCGTGCGCGCAACCCGGTGGCGCTCAACGTGGAGATCAGGAAGGCTGCCGCCCATGGTCTCAGTGGTGCAGAACGTGGCGATCGACTGTGCGGACGCCTACGAGCTCGCTCGGTTCTGGAGCGGTGTGACCGGGCGCCCGCTGCATCCGGAGGACGGACCGGGCGCCCGGGAGACCCAGGTGCCGCTGGCGGAGGGCCCGGTGCTGTACTTCAACCAGGTGCCCGAGGCCAAGACGGTCAAGAACCGGATCCATCTGTGTCTGCGCCCCGAGACCTCGCGCGATCAGGAGGTGGACCGGCTGCTGGGGCTCGGTGCCACCTTTGTCGCGGATCACCGCAATGCCGATGGTTCCGGCTGGGTGATCCTCGCCGATCCCGAAGGCAACGAGTTCTGCGTTCTGCGCAGTGAGTCCGACCGAGCCGCCATGAATTCCTGACGCTCACGCGCCGTACAAGGCCACCCTCGGCTCCACCGTCCCCACGGCCTGCGGATTCAGGACGGTCACCCGGTACCGCTCCTTCAGCGTCTCCCCCGCCCCCAACGTCCGCCGCGCCCCCACGAGGTCCGTGAACAGCGTCCCGGTCTGGCTGCCCAGCCGCACGGCCGCCCAGCAGCCGTGCCCCGTGCGCCGCTCCACCTTGACGTCCGACGGCGTCAGGAACGGCGCGGCATCCGGGGACGTCACGAGGAGTTGCGGTGCGACGGTCGTGGTCGTCGACGTGCTGTTGCGGTAGGTGACCGTGACCTCCTGGGGGTCGCCGGCCCGGAGGGGGCTCGCGGGCAGGGAAACGAAGTCGGTGGGTGTGGCGGGCTCCTGCGCCCGGGGAGCCGTCACGGTCACGGCCGCGGTGACCGCCGGCGTGGCCGCGAGGGCGGGGCCCGCCGTGGCCAGGCCGGTGACGGCGACCAGGGCGGCGAGGAGCGTGACTCCGGCACGACTGTTCTTCGACACGTTGGATGGTCCTTCTGGTGGGGGAGGAATTCGCTGGGGTGAAGTGGTCGGCTGACACCGGCACTTGACCAGAGTGAGCCTCAGACTACGCAGCGGAGCCCAGCAGCCGCCCGCGCCCCGCGGATCAGCCGGACGGCCGGGGCGCCCGGCGTCACGGCCGCGTACCCTCCAGCGTTCCGTAAGTGAACGGCACCGCAACTACCGCCGGGTACCGGGCAGATGACGTGGAAGGAGATCCACAGGTCCGATCCCCATTCCCTTCCCCCTCCGGGTGAGCTAGAACCTTCAAGACCCAGCCGTACCACTGGGTGCTCCACGGCACATGCGCCGCCCGAGGGGGAATCACTGCAGTGACCAAGCAAGCTCATGGACCGAGTCGGTCCGGCACCCGCGCGCACAGACGCCTCCCGCGTCTGAGGATCGCCATCGCCGCCGCCGTCACCTTCGCCGTCGCCGGAACCGCCGCCCCGGCGATGGCCGCCCAGCCCGAGGGG from Streptomyces chartreusis NRRL 3882 harbors:
- a CDS encoding MarR family winged helix-turn-helix transcriptional regulator, which produces MNSARSYPDPVAVGTLLRHVLELLDGDVAKVYEEQGLAEYRPRFSPAVRALLAEGPLSVRDLATTVGVTHSAASQTAAQMARAGLVTHAPDPLDARRRLVDLTPKARALLPRIEAEWEATVAAMAELDTELSMPLGELLREVAEALDRRPFRERVAAAYRGRQ
- a CDS encoding VOC family protein, giving the protein MVSVVQNVAIDCADAYELARFWSGVTGRPLHPEDGPGARETQVPLAEGPVLYFNQVPEAKTVKNRIHLCLRPETSRDQEVDRLLGLGATFVADHRNADGSGWVILADPEGNEFCVLRSESDRAAMNS